A single window of Solenopsis invicta isolate M01_SB chromosome 3, UNIL_Sinv_3.0, whole genome shotgun sequence DNA harbors:
- the LOC105207203 gene encoding protein ALP1-like, translated as MNIQCKVAALQLIEIALEESDSEDLNRLFYSSSSDDEEAIKNLHAALIISKQKKKLNRRPRIQDFIERVISGYTAQEFKTHFRLLPTTFDHVLRLIGPSLTSTKSVAGRKPIPAKKQLLMGLWMMATPDSYRSVCMKFDLGKATAIRAMRRVTYALHTLAPQIIQWPQGRKATEVMIAFERVSAFPRVIGAIDGTHVEIRSPRDDNHQAYINRKGYASIHVQAVCTQNLLFTSMFAGNAGSVHDARIFRISPVARYFENPEKYFCNDSHLVGDAAYGIHTNMMVPFKDNSHLSLRQKNFNFCHSSARMAIERAFGVWKARWRSILDCLSMITLEKIPEYILATAVLHNICIINNDLFDINNIDVPNQNQHIQHGILISGRTNEGNRKRQRIMNNLVMRDNERVFA; from the exons atgaatattcAGTGTAAGGTCGCAGCATTACAATTGATAGAAATTGCTTTAGAGGAGTCTGATAGTGAGGATTTGaatcgtttattttattcatcttcAAGCGATGATGAGGAagctataaaaaatttgcatgctgctttaattataagtaaacaaaaaaaaaaattgaacagaaGACCTCGGATTCAAGACTTTATAGAAAGAGTTATCTCAGGGTACAcagcacaagaatttaaaacacattttcg ATTACTTCCAACGACCTTCGACCATGTTTTAAGATTGATTGGACCAAGTTTGACTTCTACAAAATCAGTTGCAGGTAGAAAGCCTATTCCAGCAAAAAAGCAATTGTTAATGGGTCTTTGGATGATGGCTACACCAGACTCATACAG ATCTGTGTGTATGAAATTTGATTTGGGAAAGGCGACGGCAATTCGCGCTATGAGACGAGTTACATACGCCTTGCACACCTTAGCTCCTCAAATTATTCAGTGGCCTCAAGGAAGAAAAGCTACTGAAGTAATGATAGCATTTGAGCGTGTGAGTGCATTTCCACGTGTAATAGGAGCCATAGATGGCACTCATGTGGAAATACGATCTCCCCGGGATGATAATCATCAAGCATACATTAATAGAAAAGGATACGCATCAATTCATGTGCAG gcTGTGTGTAcccaaaatttattatttacaagcaTGTTTGCTGGGAATGCTGGCTCTGTGCATGACGCAcgaatttttcgaatttctccagtgGCTCGGTACTTTGAGAATccagaaaaatatttctgtaatgatAGTCATCTTGTTGGTGATGCTGCATATGGTATACATACCAATATGATGGTCCCGTTTAAAGACAATAGTCATTTGAGCCTTAGACAAAAGAATTTCAACTTTTGTCACTCATCAGCTCGAATGGCAATTGAAAGGGCCTTTGGTGTTTGGAAAGCGCGATGGAGAAGTATTTTAGATTGTTTATCCATGATTACGTTAGAAAAAATACCAGAATACATATTGGCAACTGCAGTCTTACATAACATTTGTatcataaataatgatttatttgatataaataatattgatgtgCCAAATCAAAATCAACACATCCAGCACGGAATATTAATATCGGGTAGAACAAATGAAGGCAACAGAAAACGACAAAGAATAATGAACAATTTGGTAATGAGAGATAATGAACGTGTATTtgcgtaa
- the LOC120356819 gene encoding uncharacterized protein LOC120356819 isoform X1, whose amino-acid sequence MGLRKRFSDLVATERYHCHHSNIKGNTVQRYMESNSKQTVDWPIVFVEDIGKIFTFQLTEVEAARATTDSVFILDLVNKEYARQKKTQISKTNERLDLCNTFMEKDLSPVPCSSISEVNDSLDITSAQSDTVYSVPHTSTQNVEESTDNEKTLFIWSSKTVYLLLEKYEERMNEFSSGTKRHSKIWENIASEMNKVDPNIAVSGPQCQSKMNSMKKIYRKIIDHNNISGNDRKSWQYFERMNELFGKSGWANPKATASDSGPSSLANSTDENSNIKKPAIKKLKSDKLLDEFVKQMKEDRQEREKKKEERQLIILQELKEQKEKQHKEKMDIMKTFCEAISGKKLFD is encoded by the exons ATGGGTCTTCGAAAGCGATTCAGTGATTTGGTGGCCACCGAAAGGTATCACTGTCACCACAGCAATATCAAAGGAAATACAGTCCAACGATACATGGAGTCTAACTCCAAACAAACAGTTGATTGGCCCATTG TTTTTGTAGAGGATATTgggaaaatatttacatttcaattaACAGAAGTAGAAGCTGCAAGAGCAACTACAG atagtgTTTTTATATTAGACTTAGTTAATAAAGAGTATGCAAGGCAGAAGAAAACACAAATTAGCAAGACCAATGAGAGACTTGACCTTTGTAATACATTTAtggaaaaagatttatctcCTGTCCCGTGCTCATCTATCTCAGAGGTAAATGATTCTCTGGACATCACATCTGCACAATCAGATACCGTATACTCAGTACCGCACACTTCAACACAAAATGTTGAAGAGTCAACTG ATAatgaaaaaactttatttatatggTCATCAAAGACTGTATACTTACTCCTGGAGAAATATGAGGAACGAATGAACGAATTCTCTTCGGGAACAAAACGTCATTCTAAAATCTGGGAAAATATTGCAAGCGAGATGAATAAAGTTGATCCAAATATTGCAGTATCAGGACCACAATGTCAGTCAAAAATGAATagcatgaaaaaaatatatagaaaaatcatAGACCACAATAATATATCTGGAAATGATCGAAAGTCATGGCAATATTTTGAG agaatgaatgaattatTTGGAAAATCAGGATGGGCAAATCCGAAAGCAACAGCATCAGATTCTGGACCTTCATCTCTTGCAAATTCAACAGATGAAAATAGCAATATCAAGAAACCtgccattaaaaaattaaaatctgataAACTTTTAGATGAATTTGTGAAACAAATGAAAGAAGATAGAcaggagagagagaagaaaaaagaggaaaggcaattaattatattgcaagaactaaaagaacaaaaagaaaagcAGCATAAAGAGAAAATGGATATAATGAAAACATTCTGCGAAGCTATTTCaggcaaaaaattatttgactaa
- the LOC120356819 gene encoding uncharacterized protein LOC120356819 isoform X2, translated as MGLRKRFSDLVATERYHCHHSNIKGNTVQRYMESNSKQTVDWPIVFVEDIGKIFTFQLTEVEAARATTDLVNKEYARQKKTQISKTNERLDLCNTFMEKDLSPVPCSSISEVNDSLDITSAQSDTVYSVPHTSTQNVEESTDNEKTLFIWSSKTVYLLLEKYEERMNEFSSGTKRHSKIWENIASEMNKVDPNIAVSGPQCQSKMNSMKKIYRKIIDHNNISGNDRKSWQYFERMNELFGKSGWANPKATASDSGPSSLANSTDENSNIKKPAIKKLKSDKLLDEFVKQMKEDRQEREKKKEERQLIILQELKEQKEKQHKEKMDIMKTFCEAISGKKLFD; from the exons ATGGGTCTTCGAAAGCGATTCAGTGATTTGGTGGCCACCGAAAGGTATCACTGTCACCACAGCAATATCAAAGGAAATACAGTCCAACGATACATGGAGTCTAACTCCAAACAAACAGTTGATTGGCCCATTG TTTTTGTAGAGGATATTgggaaaatatttacatttcaattaACAGAAGTAGAAGCTGCAAGAGCAACTACAG ACTTAGTTAATAAAGAGTATGCAAGGCAGAAGAAAACACAAATTAGCAAGACCAATGAGAGACTTGACCTTTGTAATACATTTAtggaaaaagatttatctcCTGTCCCGTGCTCATCTATCTCAGAGGTAAATGATTCTCTGGACATCACATCTGCACAATCAGATACCGTATACTCAGTACCGCACACTTCAACACAAAATGTTGAAGAGTCAACTG ATAatgaaaaaactttatttatatggTCATCAAAGACTGTATACTTACTCCTGGAGAAATATGAGGAACGAATGAACGAATTCTCTTCGGGAACAAAACGTCATTCTAAAATCTGGGAAAATATTGCAAGCGAGATGAATAAAGTTGATCCAAATATTGCAGTATCAGGACCACAATGTCAGTCAAAAATGAATagcatgaaaaaaatatatagaaaaatcatAGACCACAATAATATATCTGGAAATGATCGAAAGTCATGGCAATATTTTGAG agaatgaatgaattatTTGGAAAATCAGGATGGGCAAATCCGAAAGCAACAGCATCAGATTCTGGACCTTCATCTCTTGCAAATTCAACAGATGAAAATAGCAATATCAAGAAACCtgccattaaaaaattaaaatctgataAACTTTTAGATGAATTTGTGAAACAAATGAAAGAAGATAGAcaggagagagagaagaaaaaagaggaaaggcaattaattatattgcaagaactaaaagaacaaaaagaaaagcAGCATAAAGAGAAAATGGATATAATGAAAACATTCTGCGAAGCTATTTCaggcaaaaaattatttgactaa